The proteins below are encoded in one region of Eulemur rufifrons isolate Redbay chromosome 2, OSU_ERuf_1, whole genome shotgun sequence:
- the S1PR5 gene encoding sphingosine 1-phosphate receptor 5 produces the protein MESGLLRPAPVSEVIVLHYNYTGKLRGARYQPGAGLRADAVVCLAVCAFIVLENLAVLFVLGRHPRFHAPMFLLLGSLTLSDMLAGAAYAANILLSGPLTLRLSPALWFAREGGVFVALAASVLSLLAIALERSLTMARRGPAPAASRGRTLALAAAAWGVSLLLGLLPALGWNCLGRLDACSTVLPLYAKAYVLFCVLAFVGILAAICALYARIYCQVRANARRLRARPGTGGGTSTRARRMPRSLALLRTLSVVLVAFVACWGPLFLLLLLDVACPARACPVLLQADPFLGLAMANSLLNPIIYTLTNRDLRHALLRLFCCGRHPCCRGPGSSQRSGSTAGASGGLRHCLPPGLDGSSERSSPQREELDTSGSTGSPSAPKAAQTLVPEPVAD, from the coding sequence ATGGAGTCGGGGCTGCTGCGACCCGCGCCGGTGAGCGAGGTGATCGTCTTGCATTACAACTACACCGGCAAGCTCCGCGGTGCCCGCTACCAGCCTGGAGCCGGGCTGCGCGCCGACGCCGTCGTGTGCCTGGCGGTGTGCGCGTTCATCGTGCTCGAGAACTTGGCCGTGCTCTTCGTGCTCGGGCGCCACCCGCGCTTCCACGCGCCCATGTTCCTGCTCTTGGGCAGCCTGACGCTGTCGGATATGCTGGCTGGAGCCGCCTACGCCGCCAACATCCTGCTGTCGGGGCCGCTCACGCTGCGACTGTCGCCCGCGCTATGGTTCGCGCGTGAGGGAGGCGTCTTCGTGGCGCTCGCTGCGTCCGTGCTGAGCCTCCTCGCCATCGCGCTGGAGCGTAGCCTCACCATGGCGCGCCGGGGGCCCGCGCCGGCCGCCAGTCGGGGGCGCACGCTGGCGCTGGCTGCTGCCGCCTGGGGAGTGTCgctgctccttgggctgctgCCGGCGCTCGGCTGGAATTGCCTGGGTCGTCTGGACGCCTGCTCCACTGTCCTGCCGCTCTACGCCAAGGCCTACGTGCTCTTCTGTGTGCTCGCTTTCGTGGGCATCCTGGCCGCCATCTGTGCGCTTTACGCGCGCATCTACTGCCAGGTGCGTGCCAACGCGCGGCGTCTGCGGGCTCGGCCGGGGACCGGCGGGGGCACCTCCACCCGGGCGCGCCGCATGCCACGCTCGTTGGCACTGCTGCGCACGCTCAGCGTTGTGCTCGTGGCCTTTGTGGCGTGCTGGGGCCCTCTCTTCCTGCTGCTATTGCTCGACGTGGCGTGCCCCGCGCGCGCCTGTCCTGTGCTTCTGCAAGCTGACCCCTTCCTGGGCCTGGCCATGGCCAACTCGCTTCTGAACCCCATCATCTACACGCTCACCAACCGCGACCTGCGCCACGCGCTCCTGCGCCTCTTCTGCTGCGGCCGCCACCCCTGCTGCCGAGGCCCGGGTAGCTCCCAGCGGTCCGGGAGCACGGCGGGAGCTTCGGGCGGCCTGCGCCACTGCCTGCCCCCGGGTCTGGACGGCAGCTCAGAGCGCTCGTCGCCCCAGCGCGAAGAGCTGGACACCAGCGGCTCCACCGGCAGCCCCAGCGCGCCCAAGGCCGCCCAGACCCTGGTACCCGAACCGGTGGCAGACTGA